The sequence ATCATGGTCCTACCTTTGGTAACGCGCGTCCTCCGTATCGGTCGCGTCCATCTTGTATAGCCCTCTTCTTTTACAATCCATCCACCTGCATGTCAACGTAACGTCGTTCATGAAAATCCTCTGAATGTGGGACAAGAGCTGACGGAAGCTCGTGGGACGCGTGATGATGCGTGATAGGAGGAAGAGGAGTGAGCAACACCTGACGCGTGCAGACAAAAAAGCCGCCCCCTGGTCGGATCCAGGGGGCGACTCCGGTGTGACCGTTGGGTTCCTCGTAACAGTCCGCGTTACAGCGTTGTGGTTGTTCCGGGCAGCGGCCGGCCGGTTACCCAGCCGGCCGCTCCGCCGGCGGTTAGACGAGGGGATCCATTAGAGGACCGACTCTTCGGGCTCCTCGAAGTCGAAGACCCAGGTCGGAGCGAGGTTGTAGACGGCCGAGCCGTCGCCGGCAACCTCGTAGTTGACGTTGTTGGAGACGCCAACCAGCGCACCGTCACCGACGACACCCACGACCGCCGAGCCCTGGAAGCCAGCCGGCATCTCGCTGAGGCTCAGCGTGTAGATCGTCGCACCCGCGCCCGCCGGCATCGGGAACGACAGCGGCTTCTCAGCATCGGTCGCGTCGACCGTCGGCGCAACCGGCACCCCGCTCGAGCTCAGGAACTGCACGTAGGCCGTCACGGCAGCGTCGCTCGGGTTGAACAGGTTGATGCCGGAGGTGTCGCCGTAGCCGGTGGTCGGATTGCCCTTCTGCACCAGCGGCAGACCGAGCATCGACTCGTAGAGCACGCGCTCGCCGGTGTCGATCGCGTCACCACCGAACTGCGCCCGGGCAGCCGCGTAGGTCATGGCGTGCCACTGGTCCTGGCCCTCGAGGTACTTCACCTCGTCGACAGCCACCGCCAGCGGCGCCGAGCCCTCGATACGGGCCGAGGTGATCTGCCGCTCGGCAAGACCCTCACTGCCGGTCGCCATGGTGTAGATGTACTCCATGGCCCGCGGCGGGATGTTGACCGTCTCCGCGTGCACCACATTCCCGGCGTAGTTGTAGTACGTCACCGTGACCCGGTTGTTGTCGCTGGACAGATTGGCGATGTTGATGCCCGTGTTCCAGCCGTTGTAGTCGCGGAAGACGAGCGGACCGAACTTCAGCGCCGGGCTGTTGATCGGATCATCGTTCCGCGGCTGGGCCAGCGTGGTCAGCATCATCTCGGTCGACGGCTTGTTGCGGAAGGCCGCCGCCACGACCGCGTGGGTCGCATCGATCCAGACCGAACCGACCACCTCATCCGGGAAGCCGGCATCCTCGCGCAGGTCAACGGTGATCGACTCACCAGGTGCCAGCGTCTGGCCCGAGAGGAGCGCGACGCTCTCGCCGGCCGAGCCCTGGCCACCCGCGGCGTAGAAGGTTGCGTTGACCGAGTTGTTCACGCCCGAGACGTTGGTGATGACGATCTCGGTGTTCCAGTGGTTGTTCGTCTGGACGATCGGGATGATCCAGCGGGACTGCAGGTCCAGCCACGCCTCCGGGAAGGAGGTAACGCCGGTCGCCAGGATCAGATCCTGAACCGGGAGCGCGGTGTACCCGTCGACGATCTCGGTATTCGCCGAGGTCCGCGGACCAACCGTGCCGGTCGTGTGCTTCTCCACACCGGCAATCCGCGGATCCGGCAGATCAAGGTCGGGGCAGTTCAGCAGATCGACTTTGATCGGCGTGTTGTAAGCCGGCTCGGTGCCGTCCAGGCTCCAGTCGATGTAGAGGATCCCGTTCGCAACCCACCAGTTGTAGTCGCGGCCCTCGACGTAGCCCACGACCTGGATCTTGTTCCAGTCCTCGCCGTAACCGTCCGGCACGGCGAACTCGTCGGTGGTGTCCGCGGGCTTACCGCGGGTGCCGAGGGTCACAGGGCCCTCACCAACCACGTCGCAGATCTCGGCGAAGTCAAACCAGTGCGCGACGGCGATCACACCGGAACCCGGCTCATCGATGCCGAGCTGCGCCGCGGTCCAGGTCTGCGACGCCCGCGGGTTGAGCGTGATCGAGGTCAGCTCGTTGCCCGCCGCGTCGTACACATCGACGTGGACCGAGAACGGCTCGAGGTTCTGCACCGTCACCGAGCCGGTGATGCCGTCGATGCCCGCCAGGGAATCATTGTTCGGAACCCAGGGGAAGTAGATCGCCCCCTCCCCGGGTTCTTCCGGCGCTGCTGCCGCCGGGGCGATGGCACCCACGAAGAGGCCCGTGATCAGCCCCAGGGCCATCGCGAGGTGGAGAAACTTCTTTCTCACCCCGTTACTCCTTTCGCACCAGTCCTAAGACCAGTGGATTACCCGGAACCCAATCTGTCACACCTACATTCGGGTGTTCGGCCGCGCGGCGCACCCGCTCGCGCCGGCCAGGCAGTAGGCGAATTTCGTTCGTTATCACCCCCTTCTAGATTCCCAATCCCCTTCGGATGTGGGTTGCGTCGCGCCCGCATCCGGCGGGCGGGGCGGCTCCAGCGCTGCCGTGATCTGTTCCACACTTCCTGGAGCCGCCCCGCCCGGCGACACAACTTCGCCCGTATCGCAGACTCCGTTTCCCCGGCATCTCGCCCATCGGGCGATCGGACCGGTCCGCCCGGTCAACCTATCCGCTCCAGGTCAACGACGGTGTCGCGCATGACCGTCACCGAGCGGGTCCGGCATCGGTAGAGCCCAGCGGATCGGCAACACCACGCCGGGCTCTCCCGTGATGATAACGCGTGTTTCATATTCGGGTTTCGCCCGAAGCGCATCACCAGGAAATATCTCCTAGTTCCGTTGCCACTGGTACTGCGTGAGCGAGGATTGGTAGATCGCACGCATGCTGAATCTGATGCGCTCATCATCACGCAATCGCGCGATCGTTCGGGCAAGGGAGCGGCCAGATCTGCAGGATCAAACAACGACGAAGGCTACCGTCAGAATAGGAAAAAAGTACTATGGCCCACGTCCGTACGCGGCTTGCCCGACCCCCAGGGAGCAACCGCCGCGCGGCACGAGAACCTGGCCGCCCCACGTTGTCACCCGCTGGCACCGGCCGGGACGGTGTGGCACGGCACAGGGCAGCCCGCCCTACCCACTCCCCACCGGAGACGCGGGGGCAGAGTGCTGCGAGCTGCGCTCGCCTACTCGTCGAACAGGGTGCGTTGCTGGGGGCCGCCGTCAGGCAGCGGCGGGTGGGGGATGCCCAGCATGTCCATCAGCCGGACCGCGTTGCGGGGCCCCTGGTTGGCGTAGTTGGTGTTGAAGAAGACGTGGACCGCCTCGGCGGCGCGGACCGCCGCCTCCAGCTTGTCGCGCCACTCCTCCAGTTCCTCGGTGCTGTATTCCCAGTTGAAGCGGTCGCGGCTGGAGCCGGTGAACTTGTACCAGGTCTCGTAGTTTCGGCCGTGGAAGCGGATGATGGCCAGACGCGGGTTGGTCACGCCGTACACCGGCGGGACGCTCCCGGTGCCCATCTGCGGCTCATCGGCCATGGTGTAGGCGAGGCCCGTCTCTTGGAGCAGGCGCAGCGTGTCCTCGGCATGCTCCGGGTCAAGCCAGTCGCGACGGCGGAACTCGACCGCGATGGTGAAGCCCGGCAGCAGCTCCGGCAGCAGGCGGAGGTACTCGCGGTGCTCCTCGGTGTTGCGGTAGGAGGGCGGGAACTGGAAGGTGAGCGCGCCCAGCTTCCCGGCCTGGGCAAGCGGCTCGATCGCCTCCGCGAAGGCCTCGGCCACGGCGGCGTCGGGCACGGGCGCCTCGCCCCTGGGCGTCTCGGGTGTGCTGGTCAGCTCACGCGGGGGCTTGACGTCGAAGATGAAGCTGGGCGGCGTGCGCTGCACCCAGCCCTCGACCATGCGCCGGTTCGGGATGCGGTAATAGGTGGTGTTGACCTCCACGATCGGGAAGTAGCGGGCGTAGAAGGGGAGTTGCTCGGCTGGTTTAGTCCCCGGCGGGTAGAAGGGGTCGTGGTCGCTCCAGGCCGAGGTGCCGATGAGTAGCTGGCCCATGTGTACGCTCCTCCCAACCGGTGTCGGTCCCGGCGCGGCATGCCCGGAGCCGGACGATGGGATCTGCGGTGGTCCGGCGCTCGATTATCGCACGGCGCGAGCCCGTTGGCAGCGTCCGTGCGACAGCAGACGCAGGGTCCGCGCCCACGCTGACCTGAGTGATGGAACAGGCACGCCCCGGCGGATCCCCGCGCGATGGTTCGCACGTCGGCCGCCGGCCGGAACGAGCCTCGAAGGGAGCCACACCATGGCCATCATCCCGCAGCAAGATCAGGAGTACCTGAAGGAGCTCTTCGCCGAGAAGCTGGAGCACCCGGTCACACTCCGCTTCTACACCCAGCGCCAGTCGGTGCTGAGCGTACCGGGGCAGGAGTGCGGCACCTGCTCCGACACCCACGCCCTGCTGAACGAGCTGGTGGCGCTCTCCGACAAGCTCACGCTGGAGGTCCGCGACTTCGTCACCGAGCAGGAGCAGGCGAAGGCGGAGGGGATCGAGGAGATCCCGGCGATCGTGCTGGAGGGGCAGAACAAGGGCACCGTGCGCTTCATCGGCGTCCCGGCCGGCTACGAGTTCGCCACGCTGATCGAGGATCTCATCGACGTCTCGCGCGGTACCACGTCGCTTCAGCCGTACAGCCGCGAGGTGCTGGCCGCGCTACAGAACCCGGTCCACATCAAG is a genomic window of Sphaerobacter thermophilus DSM 20745 containing:
- a CDS encoding DUF72 domain-containing protein, which translates into the protein MGQLLIGTSAWSDHDPFYPPGTKPAEQLPFYARYFPIVEVNTTYYRIPNRRMVEGWVQRTPPSFIFDVKPPRELTSTPETPRGEAPVPDAAVAEAFAEAIEPLAQAGKLGALTFQFPPSYRNTEEHREYLRLLPELLPGFTIAVEFRRRDWLDPEHAEDTLRLLQETGLAYTMADEPQMGTGSVPPVYGVTNPRLAIIRFHGRNYETWYKFTGSSRDRFNWEYSTEELEEWRDKLEAAVRAAEAVHVFFNTNYANQGPRNAVRLMDMLGIPHPPLPDGGPQQRTLFDE
- the pdo gene encoding protein disulfide oxidoreductase encodes the protein MAIIPQQDQEYLKELFAEKLEHPVTLRFYTQRQSVLSVPGQECGTCSDTHALLNELVALSDKLTLEVRDFVTEQEQAKAEGIEEIPAIVLEGQNKGTVRFIGVPAGYEFATLIEDLIDVSRGTTSLQPYSREVLAALQNPVHIKVFVTPTUPYCPSAARLAHMMAIESDKVTADVIEVSEYPLMAQRYRIYGVPKTVINESIELEGARPEEAMVGAVEAASRSAAS